Proteins encoded in a region of the Massilia sp. UMI-21 genome:
- the imuA gene encoding translesion DNA synthesis-associated protein ImuA, whose product MNCSSTAGASPLAAPEALHPSLWRASQLARSGTRCVDTGHAPLSSQLPGGGWPVGTLVELLQQQAGIGEMRLLRPALQACAERRIVLLQPPHPPQALALAALGLPPSQLLWLRTSRSADALWAAEQVLRSGSCGALLFWANHARGESLRRLHLAAQAGETLFFMLRPLAAAQDASPAPLRLGLRPAAGGMHIDFVKRRGPQRDAPLFLPLGLPLTSSLLQRHAFMDRPVTTPAAARGLQPQLVQ is encoded by the coding sequence ATGAACTGCTCATCCACTGCAGGGGCATCCCCTTTGGCGGCGCCGGAGGCCTTGCACCCTTCGCTCTGGCGCGCCTCGCAGTTGGCGCGCTCCGGCACGCGCTGCGTCGATACCGGGCATGCGCCATTGTCGTCCCAGTTGCCCGGCGGCGGCTGGCCCGTCGGTACCCTGGTCGAGTTGCTGCAGCAGCAAGCCGGCATCGGCGAAATGCGCCTGCTGCGTCCGGCCTTGCAGGCTTGCGCCGAGCGCCGCATCGTCCTGCTGCAGCCGCCCCATCCGCCCCAGGCCCTGGCGCTGGCCGCGCTGGGCCTGCCGCCCTCGCAACTGTTGTGGCTGCGTACCAGCCGCAGCGCCGACGCCTTGTGGGCGGCCGAGCAGGTGCTGCGCAGCGGCAGTTGTGGCGCGCTGCTGTTCTGGGCCAACCATGCGCGCGGCGAAAGCCTGCGCCGCCTGCACCTGGCGGCCCAGGCCGGGGAAACCCTGTTCTTCATGCTGCGTCCGCTGGCCGCGGCGCAAGATGCTTCGCCCGCGCCTTTGCGCCTGGGTTTGCGTCCGGCGGCGGGCGGCATGCACATCGACTTCGTCAAGCGCCGGGGGCCGCAGCGCGATGCGCCGCTGTTCCTGCCGCTTGGTTTGCCTCTTACTTCTTCTCTCTTGCAACGACATGCGTTTATGGATCGGCCTGTCACTACCCCAGCTGCCGCTCGAGGTCTTCAGCCCCAACTGGTGCAGTGA